Genomic DNA from Candidatus Nitrosopumilus koreensis AR1:
TTTAGAATCAAAGTAATTGCTCTAACACATAGACAACTTAACACATCTAGAAAACATGCACTCAGATTGATTGCAAGAGATGTAATTAACAAGACAATTCCAGATATGACAATTGAGCAATTTGTTCAAGCCACATGTTACAGTAAGATTAACTCAGACATCATGGCAGCATTCAAGAAAGTTATCAGAGTAAGACATGTTGGTCTTGAAAAAGTAAAACTCATCAGAACAGCTGATAAAGAAACAGTTTTGCTTGAAGCATAAACACTCAAACATTATTCTATTACATCATGAATGACAAGATAGAGATCACAATTGATGCCATAGTTCATGCAACTGAGGATATTTCAAAAATTTTCCAATCCTTTGAGATACTGGATTTGAAAGAAGAGGACTTTACCATTAACGAGACTACAGGTCATTTTGATAACCCAATCATCATACTTGGTGCAAAGATTTCCAAAAAACAGGCTCTAAATTTTATAAAAAAATTAGTAGAGATGTTGCCAGATGAGCAGGTTAAAGAATTAATCAATGAGATTGAAGAAAGAACAGTTGATTCAAGATTTCACATGAGACTAGACAAACAAGAGTTAGTAAAAGGCAATGTTACAATTAGTGAAAAAGATACAATAAAAATAAAAATTCACACGCCAGTTTACAACAAAAAAGATACTGTCAAAACGTTTACAGAAATTTTTCAAATTGCCAACTAGATTAAATAGAATAAACCCGCAATACAGTTTGGGAATGAGGAGATAACAGCCGCTCCAGTCTGAGCGAAAGCTTTGAAGACGCCGCGACGAACCGACCCCAAATTTTGAATCGATCATAAATCAAAAACATACTATTTCTTGGATAATTCCATGGTATTATTTTAAATACGGATAGACGAACCTCT
This window encodes:
- a CDS encoding RNA-binding domain-containing protein, with translation MNDKIEITIDAIVHATEDISKIFQSFEILDLKEEDFTINETTGHFDNPIIILGAKISKKQALNFIKKLVEMLPDEQVKELINEIEERTVDSRFHMRLDKQELVKGNVTISEKDTIKIKIHTPVYNKKDTVKTFTEIFQIAN